The Oscillospiraceae bacterium genome includes the window CCAACCGCGATCAGACGAGAGTTTACGCTTGGGTCAACGAGGCGGACATTTCCGAAACGGAGAGAGACCGCCGCATTGCCCTGATCGAGCGCAGCGTGAAGAATATACTGAAGATTGTGGTCAAGACCCCGGCATTCAAGGGTGAATACGAAGGGGTGACCACCGCGGTGATCGACGCCCGTTCAGCCGGATTTAAAGATTCGGGTGTGTATGACGCATCCAAAGCGGTGAACCGGGCCACGGCGGCCGAAGGCATGGTGCTTCTGAAAAATGACGGCGGTGCACTGCCGCTGGCGTCTGGCACCAAACTCGCGCTGGTGACAAGCGGTGTCGCAAAAGACTCGTCTCTCGGTCTTGATGGCGGCGCCTTCGGTGGTGGTGGCATCGCAGCGGTGACAGATCTGGTTATTGAAGGAGGCGGTAGCGCACAGGTCACTTGGAGTACAGACTACGCGCCCACACTGAAAGAAGGCTTGGAGGAGGCCGCCGGCTTTGACGTTGTGAGTACCGAGGTGGACAGAGATGTTGCGGGTACGGCAACGGCCACGGCGGCTACAGCGGCCGCAGCGGCGGATGTCGGGGTCTTCGTCCTCTCCCGAACATCCTCGGAGGGCGCGGACAACGCCCAGTCCAGCTTTGATCTCTCGGCTACGGAGAGGGCGGTGTTCAATGCCTACGCGGATGCATTCAAGGCTGCCAGCAAGAAATTCATCGTGCTGATCAACGCTGGCGCCTCTGTGAACACGGCGGAGTTCAGAGCCAAGGCGGATGCGATTTTGGACGTGTGGCTGCCGGGCACGGAGGGTGCCAACGCTATCGCGGACATCCTCAGCGGAGCGGTCAGCCCGTCCGGTAAGCTGGCGCAGACATTCCCGATTACATACGAGGACAGCCCGTCCATCGCCATGGCTGCCGAGGGTCACCAGGGCAAAACCTGGGCCACGGATCCCGCCTACTACGACGAGGGCGTCTACGTCGGTTACCGCTACTTCGACACCTTCGGCAAAGAGGGCCGTGTGGCCTATCCGTTCGGGCATGGGCTCTCTTACACGACGTTCTCCTTTGACAATCTGACGTTGAGCAAGGCAAGGTTCGATCCGAGCAACCCGAACGACACCATCACGGCTTCGGTCAAGGTGACGAACACGGGAAGCCGACCAGGCCAAGAGGTGGCGCAGCTGTACCTTGGCGCCAGCACCTACCAGATGGAAAAACGCCCGATGAAGGAACTCAAGGCCTATGCGAAGACAGGCCTTCTGGCGCCCGGCGCGAGCGAGATTATGACATTTACGCTGAATCTCAGAGATTTGCAGTATTACAATGATAACGACGCGACGCCGACTACGCCCATTGCGGATGAAGAATATCTGGGAGCCGACAGGTGGACCGTTGCGGAAGGCACGACGTTCACGGTGACGGTGGGCGACACGTCCGACAACGCTGCGCTCGCGCAGAGCGGCGCCAAGGCACAGTTCACCTACGAGAAAGCGTCCAGTGTTACACCCGCTAACCCCGTTACGCCGCCGGTCTCCGGTCCGGGCGTGGCGCTGCCGGGTGACGACGGGTTGGGGCTGAAGTTCCCGGACGCCGCCGAGATCTCCGACTGGGCGCGGACCTATATCAAGGAACTGGTGGACGCCGGCATCTTGGCCGGCCGCGCCAACGGCACGCTGGACCCGAAGGGCATTATCACACGCGCCGAATTCACGAAGATGGCCGTGTTGGGCCTGGCGCTCAAAGCCGGCGAGGCGCCGAAGGCGTTTGCGGACGTGCATGAGGGCGACTGGTTCAAGGAATTCGTCGACATCGCATCCTCCACCGGCATCGTGCAGGGCGTGAGCGACACCGCCTTCGCGCCCGACCGCCGGATCACGCGTCAGGATCTGTGCACGATTGTGTACCGGGCTCTGCAGGCGCTGGAGGTAACCACCCCGGCGCCGACAGGGACTCCGTTTACCGATGAGGCGCAAGTCGCCGCGTACGCGCTGGATGCCGTGAAAGCGCTGAAAGAGATCGGCGTCGTCTCCGGCCGCGCGCACGGGCAGTTTGACCCGCGGGCGTACGCCACGCGCGAGGAGACCGCGAAGATCCTGAGCGGCGTCATCGCCCACATGAAAAACGCTTAACTTCATCTCCTGATTTGGTTGCACAGCCCCGCCGGCCGGGCGGCTGGTGCCCGGCCGGCCGGCGGGAGCGGCACCGCTACTGGGTGTATTCGTGAGGCCTTTGACACTTGAACTGTATCATCCGAGGAAAGGCATCCGGAAGCTGAGAAGCTCTCGGATGCCTTTCTTCTTGTGCGCCGCCGTCAAGTGATGGGAGACACCCAGGGGTCGTCGAACCCCTAATTGACAATCGGCTCCTCGCGTTTGACTTTTTCTGCGTAGTGGTGCATGTGCTCACGGCCCCACTCCCACATCGCGTCCACGATAGGAATAATCGACCAACCCAGGTCTGTGAGCAGGTACTCCACCTTCAGCTGCGGGGTCTGATAGGGCTTGCGGATGATCAGACCGTCTTGCTCCATCTCGCGCAGCTGCTTGGTCAGGATCCGATGGCTGATGTCCCTGAACAGGCGGCTCATCTGCCCAAATCGGAGCGGGCCCTCATGAGCCAGATGCCAGATCAGCACGATTTTCCATTTGCCGCTGATGAGTGACAAGGTGAGCTCCTTCTCGCAACTGAAATCGCCGTTTAGCAGACGACGGTTCAGCTCCTCCCGCAGTGTGATTGGCATGCTGCCAGCCTCCCTTTCCCACGGCTCATTTTACAAAGCAGCCGTTGAGCCGCGCGACTTTCGACCGCTCACCGGCACCTGTTATTGTATACCTTTTGGAAAACGCTCTACAGGCACCGGTATATTTAATATATTACAAATTATTTTAAAAGTCAATAACTTTTTTCATTAATTTTTGTATATTTCGACCATTGAAATGTAAAATATTTCCATAATTAACGCATTTCCAAAAGGTATACCTTTTGGAAATGCACGCTGCGAGCCGGATTTGCAAACACGAAACTGCTCCGGATGTGTAACCCGAAGCAGTCCCGCGCTGCGACGGCAGGCCGCGCCGCATAAAGATTCGTCCGCTACGACTTACCAGAAGGAAACGCGTTCCATCCGTCAAACGGAAGGGAACGCGTTTTCCTTTTTGGGGAGGGCGCCTCTGCGGGCGGTAGAACGTCGCCCGCAGAGGCGCCCAAGTGTAAGATTACTTGACGTACGTATCGCTCACTGTGAAGGTGTAGCCCGGGTACTGCGCGAACCCAACGCCCACAACCTCGATCGTATTTTGGCCGGTCACGGCGACGTCGTTGCCGCCCGCAATGATCAGTGTGTTCGTATTGGAATTCGCGCCCGACGTTGTGGTGCCGACGCTCACGGAGCACGGCACCCCGTTCACGTAGGCGGCGGCGTCCTCCGCCAGAACGATCGTGTTTGCCACGTTGCTGTTTTTCTTGGTATACCTGACGTTGATATTGCCGCCGCTCGCGGTTACGTCCTTGGACCAGTCAATTTGGCTGTACCCGTCGACTCTGAAGTATTCATACCCGAGGGCGTCGCCGCTTGCAGTCCGCGCCACGATCTTGTAGTACTCCTCGCGGGGCAGCGTGTACGCAGGAATTTGCAGGGGATGTGTGCCGAGACCGGCCACCTGGAACGAGATGAACGGCGCGGCGCGCTCATTGGCCCGGTCCCACACCTCGATGTTGATGGGCCCGTCTATGGCATCGTCGTCGTGTTTGGCTACAGTCAGGTTGACCGTCATGTCGAGATTGAAGTGATAGGGCGAGTACATGTTGCGGTTGTACGTGTTGGTGGAACCCGCGGCATTGCCGGGGTTGTTCGGAATCTTGAGATACAGCGGCTTCTTGACATTTACGGTGAGTTCGGCGTAGGGTCTGCTGGCCGGGTTCGCAATGTTTTCGTCCTTGGCCGTGGCCCGGAAGACGACCGAGCTGCCAGGCTCGTGTCCGCGCAGGGTGATGTAGTCGTAGGAGTGCCACCAGTTGTTTGTGGGGCTGGGGGCGGTGGCGGTCGCGCCGCTCTCCATCGTGACTTCATCCACATCTCCGCCAACTTTTGTCCAGAGAACTTTCTCAAATCCGTCGGCCGAGAACGGCTCATTGTACGCGAAGACTTCTCTTACGCTGTATTGTGCGTTGCCGGTTCTGGCGACACGGCCCGGGATGTCGATAGAACCCTGGTGGGAGATGACCACGTCGGTAACCGGAGACGTCCTGTCAGCTTCAAACGCTTGGCCCTGCACAGCCCACGCGGTGAAGAAAGGATCTCCCGTCGCGGTATTTCCTTCGTAGAGTTCCAATGTGATTTTGGTGCCTTCGGGGACCAACGTGTCAGCCTCGATGATCTCGTGGGCCATGATCTTTGAGACGTAGCTGTAGGTTTTGACGACTTCGCCGTTGTCGTTTCTTCTCAGCACGGCTGTGATGGGTTTCTCGAGCTTCGTCGTGTAGACTTCGGCCACCGGGCGGTACCTGTTGTCTACAAGATCTTCTCTGTAGAACTTGAGGAGAGCCGAGGCGTCCGGCGTCGCGTTCGTCGCCATGTCGAGTCCAAATGTGTGATAGTAGGACTCCACCCACTGATGGGTTTCGCCGGCGCTGATCGCCCTGTTCTGGAAATACTGGTTGCCCGCGGCCGGCCACGGCTCAAGGTAGGGACGCGCGGAGTTGTTCGAATCCCGCTCAAACGGTATGTTGTCGAACATCTGCCTGTAGTTCCAGATCCAATATTTGATGCCCGGAGTCGACTTCATGAGATCCTTTCCGGAGCGCATGACGCCTTCCAGGTTGCTCAGGTTGACGGAGCCCGACCAGTCCGCTTGGGGCAGCCGGTTCAGGTCATTCGCGAAGTTGGTAGAGTTGGAATGATTCACCATGTAACGCATGGTGTCGTACTTGTAGAAGTCCGCCCTGGTGACAGAGCCCGTGACGTTGCTGCGGCCGGCGTCTATGTTGTTGCCGAAAATCCTGTCCTTGACGGACTGAGGCAGCACGTCCGTGGCCTCGGCGGCCGTCAGATTTTGCGGGCCGTAGGGCATGACGTCCGTGGTCGACCTGTCGTTGGAGGGCTCACCTGTATTCACCGTGACCATCTGGTTGTAGCCCTGATGCTGCAGAAGCTGGACCGCGTCGATGTGCTTCATGCTTCCGTGGCCCCACTCGCTCACCGTGCCCGGCGCGTAGGTGTTGCAGGTGTAATATTCGTATGTCCTGGCTACCTGGGCCGGATTTTTTACCGAGATCGACATATCGACCACAGGGCTGTCCTCGGCGAGCTTGTATTCGATTGTGTACTCAAGACCCGTTCCGAAGGGCGTAAAATTGCTGCCGATGCTGGTGTTCGTCGATGACGGGACATATCCGCCGCTGCTGATCTGCACGTTTTGGTCATTCTTCAGGGTGCACACGACCGATTTGGTGCCGTCGGGATACTCTTTGACTTCGTAATCGAACCCGCTCGTCCATATCTGCCCGTGTTCGCAGCCGTCAAAGACGGGGAATGTGCCGCCCCAGACAAACAGCCATCCGAGCACGAATGTCCCGCCGCCGATCGTTTCGGGCGGATAGAGCGTATTCGAACCCTGGATGTTGTAGTTGGTGGCCGCGGGGTTGCTGTAGAACGTGTCATGCCCCGTGGGTTTGAAAACAAAATGCAGGAAACGCGCGGCCTGGGACGGCACGATGGTCGCCTTCACATATTTGTTTTCAAGCACAATGGAGGGATATGTGGATTGCACCACATATTTCATTTCTCCATCGCTGCCGGCGAGGCCCTCGGCGGTCGTGTTGTTTATGTTGATCGCGTGGCGCGTTCTGGAGTCGAATCCGCCGATTAGGGGATCTTTTTCTCCGTCGTACTGGAAGTACATCACATCGTTGTGGCCAAACTTTACAACGTCTTCCGTGGCCGTGACGCCCTTGTCCCAGCTCGGGTCGTAATCCTCCGCATAGGGGATCATTTCGGCGCTCTTGACAATGGCCACGTCGCCTATCACCGTGTTGCGCGGGCCGTTTGTCCTTTGATTGATGACGCCCACCGTACCGTTCGCAAGCCCCGGATTGGTTACGGTTTGGGTGCCCCAACTTCCTCTTGTTCCATAGCCCACCAGCGCGCCGGCTTTGATGGAGACCGTGGCGTCCGCGTCAAGGGTCACCGCCAACCTGTTGTTGTTGTTGACGACGATGGTGTGGCTGTCTTTGAAATAACCTATCACGACGTCGCCGGGGAAAGCGGATAAGAAGTCGCGGCCCCCCGCTTTGACGCCGTGGAAGGTCAAAATTTCTTTGAGGTCGTCCGTCGTCAGCACGGTGCCGCACATGCCTGTGGCGGTCTCAAAAAGCGCCTGATAATAATTTCTGTTCCCATCCGCGTCGGGCAGATCCGGGTCTATGACGTCATAGAGCTTGTTGGCCCAGGCGCCCACGTTGTTGGCCTGGTTCACCGTGCGGAACCGAGAGGCGTCCGCGATTCTGGTGTAGGCGAAAGGCCTGTCAAATGTGAGTTCGATTTCAAATTTGCCGCTCTCCGACTCGGTGAGTTCCGCTTTCAGCAATTTGAAATCACTCGCGGGTACCGCCGCCAGCGCCGGGATCGCGCCCGCCAGAGCAGATGTGCCGTTCTGACCGGCCGCGTTGATGAGTCCCTTGATATCGGCGTCGCTCCAGCTGTAGGTATATTCGGCGCCGCTCTGGATATCCCCGTTGTAATAGAGGATGAATTCACGGCCTTCGCCGACTGTACCGAGGGGATGATCCGCGTCGATGCGGTAAGAATATGAGGCCTGCAGGGTGGCACCGCCGCCAACGATGTTGTAGGTGCTGCCGAGGTTGCTGCCGCCGGCGTAAGCGCGGTTGAGCAGGCTGTCGGTGCCCGTCATATTTTGCCCGGCGTTGTTTTCACTCAGAACGATCCGTTGGTTGAACCTGACGTAGATGGCCCTGGTGTCCAAAATGTTGATTTCTTCCACGGCCAGGATCGGCGCGGCGGCATAACTGCCGGCGGCATAGACGACCGCCTCTTCGCTCATCGGGTTGTCGTTACAGTCTCTGACCCAGACGTCGCCGCTCTGTTCCTGCTGATCCTCTTCCCAATTGTGATACCAGGGGATGAATTCTCTGCTCTTGAAATCGAACTGGAGGGTTCCACCCTCATTTTTAAAGGTCGGTCCGCTGTACGCATCCAGAGTGCCTGTCGAACTGCCAAGCACCAATTCGAAGGATCTCTTGTCGTCGCGGATGTAAATCCGGCTGTCCGCGCCGACGTTCACTTGCTTGTTGTCGTGCAGGTACTCGCCGTCCAGTTTCAAGTAGTACGTCAGATAATTCGAACGGGCCAAGGCGTACTGCTCAAAATGTGTACCCACTTCATTGTTCAGGTACACGATAGCAACTCTCTCATTTTGAACCTGGACATCCACAATTTTGAACGCGTCGTCCGCTGCTGTCGCGGTGTCCACCAAAAGTGTGGGCGGGGCGAGGAGCGATACCATCGCCACGGCCAGCAGTAAACTGATGATTTTACTTTTCAGTTTCATCGGGTTTTGCTCCTTTCGCATTTTCCCATTTGTGGTTCAAGTGTCAGAAGTGCGTCTGCCGAAGGCCGAGCCGATTTTTTCGGCACTTGAACCATTTATTGTGTTTGTCATATCGAGCTGTTACACAGGAGCCTTTCCAGTCACGTCCGCCGGGAACACGGCGTTTACTCGGTCAGCGTGATGACGACCCTTGTCTGGTTGTTGCCGTTGGGGGCGCGCAAGTCCGCCGTCTCTATCTTCGGCAAAGCGGCGCCAATGTGCACCGGCGATCTGTAAGCGATGATGACATCCACGCTGCCAGCCCTGGCATGCGCCCACTGGCCGTCGGATTTTGCCGCCGCGTACGCCACGCCGCGCTTTGTCAGCTCATCCAGCTTCACATAGCGAAATGCGGTCACCGCGGGGTCCCCACTGACATGTCTGACGCCGTCGTAAGCGACGTCACTGTCGTCAATGATGATGCAGCGCGCCGAGGAAAGATCTTTGCACTGCGGCGCATGGCCGAGAATATCCCAGGCAAAAAGCTTGATGATATAATCCGGATGCGCGGCGGTATCATAGTCAAACCTCGAAATGGCGGACAACTCCGCCTCGGCTGTCACCGAATATAGCTTGTGATAGCTCAATTTGCCGTCTGGCTCGTACACCGCAAATATGAAACTGGCGCTGACACTGGCCGGCGTGAGGTTCTTCAGCGTGGCGGTGACGCCCGTCGAGTCCTTCACGGCCAGAATCTTCACGTCCGGCGCGATTTCCGCCTCTTGGCCCGCGTAGGTGACAGCCGCCGCCGTCACAGATAGAAGACCGATGAGCATGATGACGCATGACACCAAAGCCAACTTCTTCTTGAGAACAGAACTTGCTCTTTTCATACCGAACCCTCCTTGTCTTTTCTGGGGCATCTTTTGCTGTTTACGAAACCCGCTGTTCGTTGACGATACGGCCAACCTCCTCTTGCAAATAGATCTTACTTCTTTCGCGCCTTTCAGGCGAGGACGCCCTTTAAGATGAAAGATTTCTCCTGCGTGAGCTCTTTCAGCGTCACGCTGATGCCTTCCCGGCCCAGTCCGCTCATCTTCCAGCCGCCAAACGGTTGGTCCACGTTGCGGAAATTGCCGGACGCGTTGATGCACACACCGCCGCACGCCAGAGCGGAGGCGGTGTGGAAGGCCTTTTTGTTGTCGCGCGTCATCACGCCGCCCTGGAGGCCGAAACAGGTGGCGTTGGCGACGTCGATGGCTTCCTGCATCGTGTCGAACCCGATGACGGGCATCACGGGGCCAAAGACCTCCATGTCGCGCGCGATATCCATCTGCAGTGTCACGTCGTCCAACAAGGTGGGTTCGAAGTAGGAATTGTCGAAGACGTGCCCCCCGCAGACCAGTCTGGCGCCTTGGGCCACGGTGTGCCGCACTTGCGCCTCGACGCCCTGGGCGGCCCGCGCGCTGATCAGTGCGCCGAGGTCCGTGTTTTCGTCCAGCGGACTGCCGCGCCGGACCTTCTGCAGGCGTGCGCAGACGCTGTCCACAAAGGCTGCCCGCACCGAATTTTGTACGATGAAACGTTTGGGCGCGCAGCAGGTCTGTCCCGCGTTCTGTACGCGTCCGCGCACGGCCTCTTCTACGGCCAGGTCCATGTCCGCGTCCTCGTACACGATGAAGGGATCGTTGCCGCCCAGTTCCAAGAAGACGCGCTTTAAGGTGCCGGCTGCGGCTTTCGCCACAGAGAGACCCACCTCCGTACTGCCGGTCAGCGTGATCGCGTCGATGTGCGGGTGTTTCGACAGATGGTCCCCGATGAGCGCGCCCGAGCCGGTGACGCACTGCAGTACATCGCCCGGGACGCCGGCTTCAAGGCAGAGCTCGACAAGTGCTAAGATGATCAGCGGGTTGTCTGTAGCCGGCTTGACAATTACGGCGTTGCCGGCTGCCAGCGAAGAGGCCATCTTGTGGGAACAGAGCTCCGCGGGGTAGTTGAAGGGTGAGATGCAGGCTACGACGCCCAGCGGCTGGTGCATCGTGAAGATCAGGTCCTTCTCCGAACCGTACTGGTAATCCGGCATTGTCTTTCCGTAGAGATGGTTGGCCTGCTCCGCAAATCCCCGGAAGATCTGCGCCGAACAGCGGATCTCCGGCCGGGACTCGCGGATGATCTTGCCCATGTCCGAGGACAGCAGCGTCGCCAGTTCCTCCTGTCTCTCCTCAATGAGATCGGCACAGCGCTGCAAGATACGCGAACGCTCATATTGAGGCGTGGCGGCCCACCTGAGCTTTCCCTCCTGCGCGATGTCGATGGCTCTCTCGATGTCGGAGACAGTGGCCGCCGGGATGGTGTCCAGCGGGACTCCGGTGGCCGAATTTAAGACAACGTGGGTTTTTCCGTCACTGGCGTCTGCACGTTGCCCCCCAATAAACATTTTCACGTATCTTCCCTCGCAGTCAGCCTCGTTTGGTCCGGCGCGCGGTATCCAGACAGGGCTGGAAATTATTTCCTTCTCACTTCTTTCAGAATGCGGCGCCAAAAGGGGACATGTTTCCCCGCCCCCGGGGCGGGGAAACATGTGTCAAGAGCGTCGAGGCCCGAGGGGGCCCGAGGAGGACGGATCAATCAGAGATCGCTGCTTAGAAGTCGCTGTTCGGATTGTAGTACTGCGCCACGTTGTCGGAGGTGATGACGGCGGGCTCCGTGTTGATCAGCTTCGGGATGTTTTTGTCACCGTTTTGGTAACGGATGATGGTGTCCAGTGTGAGGTTGGCGACGCCCACCGGATCATTCAGGCCGGAGGCCCCGTACTGGCCGCTCTGCACAAGCGCCAGCGATTCCTTCTGCCCGTCGATGCCCACGACGACCACGTCGCTCCGGCCGGCGTTCTCCAGCGCGATGACGGCGCCGAGACCCATACTGTCATTTTCCGCTACGATGACGTTGATGTCCGGTGCGGCGGTGAGCATCGACTCGGCGGCGGCTAGGCCATCCTCCTGGTTCCAACCGCCCCAGCCCTGGGTCAAAAAGCGGAAGTTGGTCCGGTTGGAGGAGGCGAGCTGGGTTTCCACAATGCCTTTGACCAC containing:
- a CDS encoding helix-turn-helix transcriptional regulator; the protein is MPITLREELNRRLLNGDFSCEKELTLSLISGKWKIVLIWHLAHEGPLRFGQMSRLFRDISHRILTKQLREMEQDGLIIRKPYQTPQLKVEYLLTDLGWSIIPIVDAMWEWGREHMHHYAEKVKREEPIVN
- a CDS encoding aldehyde dehydrogenase family protein, with protein sequence MKMFIGGQRADASDGKTHVVLNSATGVPLDTIPAATVSDIERAIDIAQEGKLRWAATPQYERSRILQRCADLIEERQEELATLLSSDMGKIIRESRPEIRCSAQIFRGFAEQANHLYGKTMPDYQYGSEKDLIFTMHQPLGVVACISPFNYPAELCSHKMASSLAAGNAVIVKPATDNPLIILALVELCLEAGVPGDVLQCVTGSGALIGDHLSKHPHIDAITLTGSTEVGLSVAKAAAGTLKRVFLELGGNDPFIVYEDADMDLAVEEAVRGRVQNAGQTCCAPKRFIVQNSVRAAFVDSVCARLQKVRRGSPLDENTDLGALISARAAQGVEAQVRHTVAQGARLVCGGHVFDNSYFEPTLLDDVTLQMDIARDMEVFGPVMPVIGFDTMQEAIDVANATCFGLQGGVMTRDNKKAFHTASALACGGVCINASGNFRNVDQPFGGWKMSGLGREGISVTLKELTQEKSFILKGVLA